One Jannaschia sp. GRR-S6-38 genomic window carries:
- a CDS encoding DUF3859 domain-containing protein yields the protein MRHRLIGLAAGLVLLAGPAAAQVRLLEAGIICPRISTGELVEAPGTEAGHIRRIEEGLGFDLAARTVPTMDNLSFGFRTALKDGAPATDVTIVVTHPPMGPRGVTREEWPDTLFPGQTNLNLFTFELDYEKVPGPWTFAVEVAGRPVVSVPFEVTREGARGPVEAACFQFMS from the coding sequence ATGCGCCATCGGCTGATCGGCCTCGCCGCCGGGCTCGTGCTTCTGGCGGGTCCGGCGGCGGCGCAGGTCCGGCTGCTGGAGGCGGGCATCATCTGCCCGCGGATCTCGACCGGCGAACTGGTCGAGGCGCCGGGCACGGAGGCGGGACATATCCGGCGCATCGAGGAGGGCCTGGGCTTCGACCTCGCCGCGCGGACGGTTCCGACGATGGACAATCTCAGCTTCGGCTTCCGCACCGCGCTGAAGGACGGCGCGCCCGCCACCGACGTCACCATTGTCGTCACCCACCCGCCCATGGGCCCGCGCGGCGTGACCCGCGAGGAATGGCCCGACACGCTGTTTCCCGGCCAGACCAACCTGAACCTGTTCACCTTCGAGCTGGATTACGAGAAGGTCCCCGGGCCCTGGACCTTCGCGGTCGAGGTCGCGGGCCGACCCGTCGTCTCGGTGCCCTTCGAGGTCACGCGCGAGGGCGCGCGCGGGCCGGTCGAGGCGGCCTGCTTCCAGTTCATGTCGTGA
- a CDS encoding electron transfer flavoprotein subunit alpha/FixB family protein: MAVLLIGEVTDGALALDATSKALTAAKQLGDVTVLCAGASAAAAGETAATLDGVAKVLVAEDPSLGHRLAEPTAALIAALAGDYSHILAPSTTDAKNVMPRVAALLDVMILSDVTGVVDADTFERPIYAGNAVQTIKSVDPTKVMTIRTSTFEAAGDGGSAPIETISAAENPGLSEWIEDKLAESDRPELTSAGIVVSGGRGVGSEDDFAMIEKLADKLGAAVGASRAAVDSGYAPNDWQVGQTGKVVAPDLYVAVGISGAIQHLAGMKDSKIIVAINKDEEAPIFQVADYGLVADLFTAVPELTEKL, from the coding sequence ATGGCTGTTCTTCTGATTGGTGAAGTGACCGATGGCGCGCTGGCGCTGGACGCGACCTCCAAGGCGCTGACCGCCGCGAAGCAACTGGGCGACGTGACCGTGCTCTGCGCCGGGGCCTCGGCCGCGGCCGCGGGCGAGACCGCTGCGACTCTGGACGGCGTGGCCAAGGTGCTGGTCGCCGAGGACCCGTCGCTGGGCCACCGCCTGGCGGAGCCGACCGCGGCGCTGATCGCCGCGCTGGCGGGCGACTACTCGCATATCCTCGCCCCTTCGACCACGGATGCGAAGAACGTCATGCCGCGCGTCGCGGCGCTGCTGGACGTGATGATCCTGTCGGACGTCACCGGCGTGGTCGATGCCGACACGTTCGAGCGCCCGATCTACGCCGGCAACGCGGTGCAGACGATCAAGTCGGTAGACCCGACCAAGGTGATGACCATCCGGACCTCGACCTTCGAGGCCGCGGGCGACGGCGGCTCGGCCCCGATCGAGACCATCTCGGCGGCCGAGAACCCGGGCCTGTCGGAATGGATCGAGGACAAGCTGGCGGAGTCGGACCGGCCCGAGCTGACCTCGGCGGGCATCGTCGTCTCGGGCGGCCGCGGCGTCGGGTCCGAGGACGATTTCGCGATGATCGAGAAGCTGGCCGACAAACTGGGCGCCGCCGTGGGCGCCTCGCGGGCGGCGGTCGACTCGGGCTATGCGCCCAACGACTGGCAGGTGGGGCAGACCGGCAAGGTCGTGGCCCCCGATCTCTACGTCGCGGTCGGCATCTCGGGGGCGATCCAGCACCTCGCCGGGATGAAGGATTCGAAGATCATCGTGGCCATCAACAAGGACGAGGAAGCGCCGATCTTCCAGGTCGCCGATTACGGCCTGGTGGCGGACCTCTTCACCGCGGTGCCGGAGCTGACCGAGAAGCTCTGA
- a CDS encoding phosphoenolpyruvate carboxykinase, with protein sequence MTQRVNPDHTLEAQGITGLGEVRYNLSEAAIVEAALRRGEGTLGRGGTLMVTTGAYTGRSPKDKHIVRSAATEDTIWWDANRAMSPEAYAALRADMLAHMKGRDFFVQDLFAGADPAHRLDVRVVTELAWHSLFIRHLLRRPDMAELQGFVPGYTVINCPSFKADPARHGSRSEVVIALNLEAREVLIAGTEYSGENKKSVFTLLNYILPERGVMPMHCSANHAPDDPSEAAVFFGLSGTGKTTLSAAPDRTLIGDDEHGWSDSGIFNFEGGCYAKTINLSAEAEPEIHATTSRFGTVIENMFFDPETLELDFEDDSITANMRCAYPLEAISNASATGLAGHPKNVVMLTCDAFGVLPPISRLSPAQAMYHFLSGFTSKVAGTERGVTEPEPTFSTCFGAPFMPRRPEVYGKLLQQKIAKHGSDCWLVNTGWTGGAYGTGSRMPIKATRALLSAALDGSLARGQFRRDPNFGFDVPVSVAGVDDALLDPRGTWSDKAAYDAAAAKLVAMFADNFAQYVDHIDEDVAACAIG encoded by the coding sequence ATGACCCAGCGCGTCAATCCCGATCACACGCTCGAAGCACAGGGCATCACCGGGCTGGGCGAGGTGCGCTACAACCTCTCCGAGGCCGCGATCGTCGAGGCCGCGCTGCGGCGGGGCGAGGGCACGCTGGGCCGGGGCGGGACGCTGATGGTCACGACGGGCGCCTATACGGGTCGCTCGCCCAAGGACAAGCATATCGTCCGCTCGGCCGCGACCGAAGACACGATCTGGTGGGATGCCAACCGGGCGATGTCGCCCGAGGCCTATGCCGCGTTGCGCGCCGACATGCTGGCGCATATGAAGGGGCGAGATTTCTTCGTGCAGGATCTCTTCGCCGGGGCCGATCCCGCGCACCGGCTGGATGTGCGCGTGGTGACCGAGCTGGCCTGGCACAGCCTGTTCATCCGCCACCTGCTGCGCCGCCCCGACATGGCCGAGCTGCAGGGGTTCGTGCCGGGCTACACCGTCATCAACTGCCCCTCCTTCAAGGCCGATCCCGCGCGGCACGGCAGCCGCAGCGAGGTCGTGATCGCGCTGAACCTGGAGGCCCGGGAGGTGCTGATCGCGGGCACCGAATATTCCGGCGAGAACAAGAAGTCGGTCTTCACGCTCCTCAATTACATCCTGCCCGAGCGCGGCGTGATGCCGATGCATTGCTCGGCCAACCACGCGCCCGACGACCCGTCGGAGGCCGCGGTCTTCTTTGGCCTGTCGGGCACCGGCAAGACGACGCTGTCGGCGGCGCCCGACCGCACGCTGATCGGCGATGACGAGCATGGCTGGTCCGATAGCGGCATCTTCAATTTCGAGGGCGGCTGCTACGCCAAGACCATCAACCTGAGCGCCGAGGCCGAGCCCGAGATCCACGCAACGACAAGCCGTTTCGGCACCGTGATCGAGAACATGTTCTTCGATCCCGAGACTCTGGAGCTGGATTTCGAGGATGACAGCATCACCGCCAACATGCGCTGCGCCTACCCGCTGGAGGCGATCTCGAACGCCTCCGCCACGGGGCTCGCGGGGCATCCGAAGAACGTGGTGATGCTGACCTGCGACGCCTTCGGGGTGCTGCCGCCGATCTCGCGGCTGAGCCCGGCGCAGGCGATGTATCACTTCCTGTCGGGCTTCACCTCGAAGGTCGCGGGCACCGAGCGCGGCGTGACCGAGCCCGAGCCCACCTTCTCGACCTGCTTCGGCGCGCCCTTCATGCCGCGCCGGCCCGAGGTCTACGGCAAGCTGCTGCAGCAGAAGATCGCCAAGCACGGCTCGGATTGCTGGCTGGTGAACACCGGCTGGACCGGCGGCGCCTACGGCACCGGCTCGCGGATGCCGATCAAGGCCACGCGCGCGCTACTCTCGGCGGCGCTCGACGGCTCGCTGGCCCGCGGCCAGTTCCGCCGCGACCCGAATTTCGGCTTCGACGTGCCGGTCTCGGTCGCGGGCGTGGACGACGCGCTGCTCGATCCGCGCGGCACCTGGTCCGACAAGGCGGCCTATGACGCGGCGGCGGCCAAGCTGGTGGCGATGTTCGCCGACAATTTCGCGCAGTATGTCGATCACATCGACGAGGATGTCGCGGCATGCGCCATCGGCTGA
- a CDS encoding PTS sugar transporter subunit IIA has translation MIGIVIVAHGGLADEYRKAVEHVIGPQDGVRAIAVSATCDRRRKELEICEAADAVDTGDGVVVVTDIFGGSPSNLSMNACAPQDRVIFYGANLPALIKLARSRAKPLGEAVALAKAAGTRYMDVAQGPAA, from the coding sequence ATGATCGGCATCGTGATCGTGGCCCATGGCGGGCTCGCGGACGAATATCGCAAGGCCGTCGAGCATGTGATCGGCCCGCAGGACGGTGTGCGCGCCATCGCCGTCAGCGCCACCTGTGACCGCCGCCGCAAGGAGCTCGAGATCTGCGAGGCCGCGGACGCGGTCGACACGGGCGACGGCGTCGTCGTCGTCACCGACATCTTCGGCGGCTCGCCCTCCAACCTCTCGATGAACGCCTGCGCCCCGCAGGATCGTGTCATCTTCTACGGCGCCAACCTGCCCGCGCTGATCAAGCTGGCGCGCAGCCGGGCCAAGCCCCTGGGCGAGGCGGTGGCCTTGGCGAAGGCCGCGGGAACACGCTACATGGACGTGGCGCAGGGACCGGCCGCCTGA
- a CDS encoding HPr kinase/phosphorylase: MGQGAPLEPELPTFHDMGDGRLSVHGTAVALDDRGLLILGPAGSGKSGLAAGMIALGAALVVDDLVILSDDTAAGSLRVAAPPGRPLRLELRGLGLVEPPTAGPVPLVALLLLAPSAARLPEPASLTLFGRAVPLLRHPAHPDLAAKMMLWLGASRLRDPGAEPLPGAAAEHRSKRSSQKGRP; encoded by the coding sequence ATGGGGCAGGGCGCGCCGCTTGAGCCGGAGCTGCCCACCTTCCACGACATGGGCGATGGACGCCTGTCGGTCCACGGCACGGCCGTCGCGCTGGATGACCGGGGCCTCCTGATCCTCGGCCCGGCCGGATCTGGAAAAAGCGGCCTCGCCGCCGGGATGATCGCGCTGGGCGCCGCGCTCGTGGTCGACGATCTCGTCATCCTCTCCGATGACACGGCCGCAGGCAGCCTGCGCGTCGCCGCGCCCCCGGGCCGGCCCCTGCGGCTGGAGCTGCGCGGGCTGGGCCTGGTCGAACCGCCCACCGCGGGTCCCGTACCGCTCGTCGCACTCCTGCTGCTCGCCCCCTCCGCCGCGCGCCTGCCCGAGCCGGCGAGTCTGACGCTTTTCGGCCGCGCCGTCCCGCTGCTGCGCCATCCCGCGCATCCCGACCTCGCGGCGAAGATGATGCTCTGGCTCGGGGCATCACGGCTGCGCGATCCCGGGGCCGAACCCCTTCCCGGCGCGGCCGCGGAACATAGATCGAAGCGGTCTTCCCAGAAAGGTCGCCCATGA
- a CDS encoding lysophospholipid acyltransferase family protein, which yields MTDLSPPRDAPGPAHGAGDARPDAPYDRRRLSYAGTFTHPGRAAAIRTVEWLTGKPRLLRRIRQFEREGVATGPAFFTHALRVMGIRIDTPPEQVARIPRAGPLVVVANHPHGLVDGMVLAELLGRVRPDFKILTRSLLTNIPEIADHMIPVPFPHEPGARARNLAMRGEAMRHLGADGVVALFPAGGVAAAASAFGPAVEGDWNPFTAKMIRLSGATVLPVHFAGANSRAYQIANRLSATLRQGLLLHEVVHSLDRPQAPTIRAPIPPAAWRAHADQPSAFMAWLRARTLGDA from the coding sequence GTGACCGACCTGTCGCCGCCGCGGGACGCGCCCGGCCCCGCGCACGGGGCCGGCGACGCGCGCCCGGACGCGCCCTATGACCGCCGCAGGCTCAGCTATGCCGGCACCTTCACCCATCCCGGGCGCGCCGCCGCGATCCGCACGGTCGAGTGGCTGACCGGCAAGCCGCGTCTCCTGCGCCGCATCCGGCAATTCGAGCGCGAGGGCGTCGCGACCGGGCCCGCCTTTTTTACCCATGCCCTGCGCGTCATGGGCATCCGCATCGACACGCCGCCCGAGCAGGTCGCGCGCATCCCGCGCGCGGGCCCGCTGGTCGTCGTGGCCAATCACCCCCACGGGCTGGTCGACGGCATGGTCCTGGCCGAGCTGCTGGGCCGCGTCCGGCCCGACTTCAAGATCCTGACGCGCAGCCTTCTGACCAACATCCCCGAGATCGCGGACCACATGATCCCCGTGCCCTTCCCGCACGAACCCGGCGCGCGCGCCCGCAACCTCGCCATGCGCGGCGAGGCGATGCGCCACCTGGGCGCGGACGGCGTCGTGGCGCTGTTCCCGGCAGGGGGCGTGGCGGCGGCGGCCAGCGCCTTCGGCCCCGCGGTCGAGGGCGACTGGAACCCCTTCACCGCCAAGATGATCCGGCTGTCGGGCGCCACGGTGCTGCCGGTGCATTTCGCCGGCGCCAATTCGCGCGCCTACCAGATCGCCAACCGGCTGTCGGCCACGCTGCGCCAGGGCCTCCTGCTGCACGAGGTGGTCCACAGCCTCGACCGCCCGCAGGCTCCGACCATCCGCGCGCCTATCCCGCCCGCCGCGTGGCGCGCACATGCGGACCAGCCCTCGGCCTTCATGGCGTGGCTGCGGGCCCGGACGCTAGGCGACGCCTGA
- the rapZ gene encoding RNase adapter RapZ: MTPPPDSPDLILVTGPSGAGRTTAIRALEDQGFEVIDNLPLSMVTRMVGDGLDRPLALSLDVRNRDFSVEAVADLVAELRADPGVTVRLLYLDCDADALVRRFSETRRRHPLAPSEDAELGVARELELLAPLADLADLLIDTSALNVHDLKSEMARYFGRREDRLAVSVQSFSYKRGLPRGLDMVFDVRFLRNPHWVPDLRRGTGRDAAVRDHVTGDPHFAPFYARVEELILSLLPAYRDEGRAHLAIGFGCTGGRHRSVALTEMLAESLAAAGWQVSKRHRELDRRATAVPGSGPGDMAHGGSAA; this comes from the coding sequence ATGACCCCGCCGCCCGATTCCCCCGACCTGATCCTCGTCACCGGCCCCTCGGGCGCCGGGCGCACCACCGCGATCCGCGCGCTGGAGGACCAGGGCTTCGAGGTGATCGACAACCTGCCGCTGTCGATGGTGACGCGCATGGTCGGCGACGGGCTGGACCGGCCGCTTGCGCTCAGCCTCGACGTGCGCAACCGCGATTTCAGCGTCGAGGCGGTCGCCGATCTCGTGGCCGAATTGCGGGCCGATCCGGGCGTGACGGTGCGGCTTCTCTATCTCGATTGCGATGCCGACGCGCTCGTGCGCCGCTTCTCCGAGACGCGCCGCCGCCACCCGCTCGCCCCGTCCGAGGACGCGGAGCTGGGCGTCGCGCGCGAGCTGGAGCTCCTGGCCCCGCTGGCCGATCTCGCCGACTTGCTGATCGACACGAGCGCGCTCAACGTCCACGACCTGAAATCCGAGATGGCGCGCTATTTCGGCCGGCGCGAGGACCGGCTTGCCGTGTCGGTCCAGTCCTTCAGCTACAAGCGCGGACTTCCGCGCGGGCTCGACATGGTGTTTGACGTGCGTTTTCTGCGCAACCCGCATTGGGTGCCCGATCTGCGCCGCGGCACCGGCCGCGACGCCGCGGTGCGCGACCACGTCACCGGCGATCCGCATTTCGCGCCCTTCTACGCCCGCGTCGAGGAGCTGATCCTGTCGCTCCTGCCCGCCTATCGCGACGAGGGCCGGGCGCATCTCGCCATCGGATTCGGCTGCACCGGCGGGCGTCACCGCTCGGTTGCCCTTACGGAAATGCTCGCCGAGTCCCTTGCGGCGGCGGGCTGGCAGGTGTCAAAACGTCATAGGGAACTGGACCGCCGGGCGACGGCGGTCCCCGGGTCCGGGCCAGGGGACATGGCCCACGGGGGAAGCGCCGCATGA
- a CDS encoding sensor N-terminal transmembrane domain-containing protein — protein sequence MASATEIDLMPKAPRRGRGADRVERADGEVVLGEDWEGPEGTVEAELSEARERRGLFSLDRSPLARKIILFNLLAILMLVAGVLFLNPSRDSLVVQREQGLVTEARLIADVFTASLPAGAPISFGAGDGVNVPTLLDAIDLPRGVEVHVFDTGGTLIAQAIGNAPSGAVAGLNTPVQKTTIITSALNTIWEGLSALFSRSPDQPPLTLDVAQDLIDATPAGETAIRGYEGIQGQLYTVTTPIETGAGPIGTIAITTRAGEIDALVRVEREALLQMFVIALLVSIGLSLVLASTIANPLSDLSAAAELGRDKHARKMSPQRVRIPDLTARPDEIGRLSGALRGMVAALYDRIDSNEQFAADVAHEIKNPLASLRSAVGTLRLAKNDDQRGRLLEVIEHDVRRLDRLVSDISNASRLDSELVKEEEEPFDLVKMISNLAVYHGQEAELQDIDFITDLPRDPIVIMGLEARLAQVFVNLITNALSFCEAGDAVRVWMRRRDNRVLVVVEDTGPGIPEAALTKVFNRFYSERPVKQFGNHSGLGLAISKQIVEAHGGVIWAENIRPTDADVTSDPLGARFVVGLPV from the coding sequence ATGGCCTCCGCGACCGAGATCGACCTGATGCCTAAGGCCCCGCGACGCGGGCGCGGCGCCGACCGCGTGGAACGCGCCGATGGCGAGGTCGTCCTCGGCGAGGATTGGGAAGGTCCGGAGGGCACGGTCGAGGCCGAGCTGAGCGAGGCGCGCGAGCGTCGCGGCCTCTTCTCGCTCGACCGCTCGCCGCTGGCGCGCAAGATCATCCTCTTCAACCTGCTCGCGATCCTGATGCTGGTCGCGGGCGTGCTGTTCCTGAATCCCTCGCGCGACAGCCTCGTCGTGCAGCGCGAGCAGGGGCTGGTGACCGAGGCGCGGCTCATCGCCGACGTCTTCACCGCCTCGCTGCCCGCGGGCGCACCGATCAGCTTCGGGGCGGGCGACGGGGTCAACGTGCCGACGCTTCTGGACGCGATCGACCTGCCGCGCGGCGTCGAGGTCCATGTCTTCGACACCGGCGGCACCCTCATCGCGCAAGCCATCGGAAACGCGCCCTCGGGCGCGGTGGCCGGGCTGAACACGCCGGTCCAGAAGACCACCATCATCACCAGCGCGCTCAACACGATTTGGGAAGGGCTCTCGGCGCTGTTCAGCCGCAGCCCGGACCAGCCGCCGCTCACGCTGGACGTGGCGCAGGACCTGATCGACGCGACGCCCGCCGGCGAGACGGCGATCCGCGGCTACGAAGGCATCCAGGGCCAGCTCTACACAGTCACCACGCCGATCGAGACCGGGGCGGGACCCATCGGCACCATCGCCATCACCACCCGCGCGGGCGAGATCGACGCGCTGGTCCGGGTCGAGCGCGAGGCGCTCTTGCAGATGTTCGTCATCGCGCTCCTCGTCTCCATCGGCCTCAGCCTGGTGCTGGCCTCGACCATCGCGAACCCGCTCTCCGACCTGTCGGCGGCGGCCGAGCTGGGCCGCGACAAGCACGCGCGCAAGATGTCGCCGCAGCGCGTCCGCATCCCCGACCTGACCGCGCGCCCCGACGAGATCGGGCGCCTGTCGGGGGCGCTGCGCGGCATGGTCGCCGCGCTCTACGACCGGATCGACAGCAACGAGCAATTCGCGGCCGATGTCGCGCATGAGATCAAGAACCCGCTGGCCTCCCTGCGCTCCGCCGTGGGCACGCTGCGCCTGGCCAAGAACGACGACCAGCGCGGCCGCCTCCTAGAGGTGATCGAGCACGATGTCCGCCGGCTCGACCGGCTGGTTTCGGACATCTCCAACGCCTCCCGCCTCGACAGCGAACTCGTCAAGGAGGAGGAGGAGCCCTTCGACCTGGTCAAGATGATCTCGAACCTCGCCGTCTATCACGGCCAGGAGGCGGAGCTTCAGGATATCGACTTCATCACCGACCTGCCGCGCGACCCGATCGTGATCATGGGGCTCGAGGCGCGGCTGGCGCAGGTCTTCGTGAACCTCATCACCAACGCGCTCAGCTTCTGCGAGGCGGGCGACGCCGTCCGCGTCTGGATGCGCCGCCGCGACAACCGCGTCCTCGTCGTGGTCGAGGATACCGGCCCCGGCATTCCCGAGGCCGCGCTGACCAAGGTGTTCAACCGCTTCTATTCCGAACGGCCCGTGAAGCAGTTCGGCAACCATTCCGGCCTCGGCCTCGCCATCTCCAAGCAGATCGTGGAGGCGCATGGCGGCGTCATCTGGGCCGAGAACATCCGGCCCACCGATGCCGACGTGACCTCCGATCCGTTGGGCGCGCGCTTCGTGGTCGGCCTCCCGGTCTGA
- a CDS encoding response regulator transcription factor, which translates to MSRIALVDDDRNILTSVSMTLEAEGFEVETYNDGQSALDAFSRQLPDLGVFDIKMPRMDGMDLLQRLRQKSSVPVIFLTSKDDEIDEVLGLRMGADDYVRKPFSQRLLVERIRAILRRQEAIASDDTETPEETQVMVRGELTMDPLRHAVKWKGRDVTLTVTEFLLLQALAQRPGFVKSRDQLMDVAYDDQVYVDDRTIDSHIKRLRKKMRSADPEFSAIETLYGIGYRYNEE; encoded by the coding sequence ATGTCGCGGATCGCGCTCGTCGACGACGACAGGAACATCCTGACGTCGGTCTCGATGACTCTCGAAGCCGAGGGCTTTGAGGTCGAAACCTACAACGATGGGCAGAGCGCGCTGGACGCGTTCAGCCGGCAACTCCCCGATCTGGGGGTGTTCGACATCAAGATGCCGCGCATGGACGGCATGGACCTGCTCCAGCGGCTGCGCCAGAAATCCAGCGTCCCGGTGATCTTCCTGACCTCCAAGGATGACGAGATCGACGAGGTGCTGGGCCTGCGGATGGGCGCGGACGACTACGTGCGCAAGCCCTTCAGTCAGCGCCTCCTGGTCGAGCGGATCCGCGCGATCCTGCGCCGGCAGGAGGCGATCGCCTCCGACGACACCGAGACGCCGGAGGAGACGCAGGTCATGGTCCGCGGCGAGCTGACGATGGACCCGCTGCGCCACGCGGTGAAGTGGAAGGGCCGGGACGTCACGCTGACGGTGACCGAATTCCTGCTGCTGCAGGCCCTGGCCCAGCGGCCGGGCTTCGTGAAGTCGCGCGACCAGCTGATGGACGTGGCCTATGACGACCAGGTCTATGTGGACGACCGTACGATCGACTCGCACATCAAGCGCCTGCGCAAGAAGATGCGCTCCGCCGACCCGGAATTCTCGGCCATCGAGACGCTTTACGGCATCGGTTACCGCTACAACGAAGAGTGA
- a CDS encoding DUF6473 family protein gives MSFEGPPTGLDYYPCRYGKSRLPFRGPRAALDGRYTVVLGGSETYGKYVEDPFCDQLAERTGRRVANLGIMNGSVEAFVLDRPLLRVIRAAQVVVVQAMGAQNLSNRYYTVHPRRNDRFLRHSRQMERLFPEVDFSDFVFTRHMLGALHDVSPERFATLRRELQATWSARMRRLLSEIPGQKVMLWIEGVPAHGPWSEPLFVTLEMMQGLEGQIDKFVHVDVSDLQGDPTLGRMVFPETERPAARLMMTPDGHARVAAALAKAIRRANGMAA, from the coding sequence ATGAGCTTCGAAGGACCCCCCACCGGGTTGGACTATTACCCGTGCCGCTACGGCAAGTCGCGGCTGCCGTTTCGCGGGCCGCGCGCCGCGCTCGACGGCCGCTACACCGTCGTGCTCGGCGGGTCGGAAACCTATGGCAAATACGTCGAGGACCCGTTCTGCGACCAGCTGGCCGAACGCACCGGCCGGCGCGTCGCCAATCTCGGCATCATGAACGGCAGCGTGGAGGCGTTCGTGCTGGACCGCCCGCTCCTGCGGGTCATCCGCGCCGCGCAGGTCGTGGTGGTCCAGGCGATGGGCGCGCAGAACCTGTCGAACCGCTACTACACCGTCCACCCGCGCCGAAACGACCGGTTCCTGCGCCATTCCCGGCAGATGGAGCGCCTGTTCCCGGAGGTCGATTTCAGCGATTTCGTCTTCACCCGCCACATGCTCGGCGCGTTGCACGACGTCTCGCCCGAGCGTTTCGCGACGCTCCGGCGCGAGTTGCAGGCGACCTGGTCCGCCCGGATGCGCCGCCTCCTGTCCGAGATACCGGGCCAGAAGGTCATGCTCTGGATCGAGGGCGTGCCCGCCCACGGCCCCTGGAGCGAGCCGCTCTTCGTCACGCTCGAGATGATGCAGGGGCTCGAGGGGCAGATCGACAAGTTCGTCCATGTCGACGTGTCGGACCTGCAGGGCGATCCGACGCTCGGCCGGATGGTCTTCCCCGAGACCGAGCGTCCGGCCGCGCGGCTGATGATGACGCCGGACGGCCATGCCCGCGTCGCGGCGGCGCTGGCCAAGGCCATTCGCCGCGCCAACGGCATGGCTGCCTGA
- a CDS encoding HPr family phosphocarrier protein — MPVRTLDIINEKGLHARASAKFVETVERFDARATVRRDGMAAEGDSIMGLLMLAAARGTAIEVETSGPEAEPLMEALDALVGDYFGEGM; from the coding sequence ATGCCGGTACGAACGCTCGACATCATCAATGAGAAGGGGCTGCACGCGCGCGCCTCCGCCAAGTTCGTCGAGACGGTGGAGCGTTTCGACGCGCGCGCCACCGTGCGGCGCGACGGGATGGCGGCCGAGGGCGACTCGATCATGGGGCTCCTGATGCTCGCGGCCGCGCGCGGCACGGCGATCGAGGTCGAGACCTCGGGCCCCGAGGCCGAGCCGCTGATGGAGGCGCTCGATGCGCTGGTGGGCGACTATTTCGGGGAAGGCATGTGA
- a CDS encoding 3-hydroxybutyryl-CoA dehydrogenase has protein sequence MEIASIGIVGAGQMGNGIAHVCALAGYDVTLTDVSKDALDAALDLIGQNLDRQVQRDRIDAAARDAALARIATTLTLTDLGACDLVIEAATERETIKQAIFEDLVPHLKPETILTSNTSSISITRLASRTDRPEKFMGFHFMNPVPVMQLVELIRGIATDDETYAACQAVVERLGKTAATAEDFPAFMVNRILMPMINEAVYTLYEGVGTVTSIDTSMKLGANHPMGPLELADFIGLDTCLAIMNVLHDGLADTKYRPCPLLVKYVEAGWLGRKSLRGFYDYRGEGDPVPTR, from the coding sequence ATGGAAATCGCCTCCATCGGCATCGTCGGGGCCGGGCAGATGGGCAATGGCATCGCGCATGTCTGCGCGCTGGCGGGCTATGACGTGACCCTGACCGATGTCAGCAAGGATGCGCTGGACGCTGCGCTGGACCTGATCGGCCAGAACCTCGACCGCCAGGTGCAGCGCGACCGCATCGACGCGGCGGCGCGCGACGCCGCGCTGGCGCGCATCGCGACCACGCTGACCCTGACCGACCTGGGCGCCTGCGACCTGGTGATCGAGGCCGCGACCGAACGCGAGACGATCAAGCAGGCGATCTTCGAGGACCTGGTCCCGCATCTGAAGCCCGAGACGATCCTGACCTCGAACACCTCGTCCATCTCGATCACGCGGCTGGCCAGCCGCACCGACCGGCCCGAGAAGTTCATGGGCTTTCATTTCATGAACCCGGTCCCGGTGATGCAGCTGGTCGAGCTGATCCGCGGCATTGCCACCGATGACGAGACCTATGCCGCCTGCCAGGCGGTGGTGGAACGGCTGGGCAAGACCGCCGCCACGGCAGAGGATTTCCCGGCCTTCATGGTCAACCGGATCCTGATGCCGATGATCAACGAGGCGGTCTACACGCTTTACGAGGGCGTGGGCACGGTCACGTCGATCGACACCTCGATGAAGCTGGGCGCGAACCATCCGATGGGGCCGCTGGAGCTGGCCGATTTCATCGGGCTGGATACCTGCCTGGCCATCATGAACGTGCTGCATGACGGGCTGGCCGACACAAAATACCGGCCCTGCCCGCTTCTGGTGAAATATGTCGAGGCCGGCTGGCTGGGCCGGAAATCGCTACGCGGCTTCTACGACTATCGCGGCGAGGGCGACCCGGTTCCGACGCGCTGA